One window of the Rufibacter radiotolerans genome contains the following:
- a CDS encoding alpha/beta hydrolase family protein, whose product MKYIFFALLLGLFFLGSFVGHAQSPVPKLVTWQDLMQLPTPAKGEKIAYGADSLQFGELRVPAGKGPFPVVVVIHGGCWLAQYNYQYMNHLSEALANAGYATWNIEFRRVGNPGGGWPGTFQDVAQGVDYVRELAKKYPVSAKEVVVMGHSAGGHLALWVAGRKDLPRSSEVYTRSPLKVRGVVSLAGIPDLATYSAAKGSCNSAVEKLMGGLPTTVPQRYQQGSPSPKLARKATVRMVQGALDPIVPVSQANNFTEKSSARGHGIKTVLLPQSGHFDLVSPASPVWPTVAQAVKEALGKK is encoded by the coding sequence ATGAAATACATTTTCTTCGCGCTGCTGCTTGGTCTTTTCTTCTTAGGCAGTTTTGTGGGGCACGCCCAAAGCCCGGTGCCTAAACTGGTCACCTGGCAAGACCTGATGCAGCTGCCCACCCCGGCCAAAGGCGAGAAGATTGCCTACGGCGCAGACTCCCTGCAGTTTGGCGAGCTACGGGTACCGGCGGGCAAGGGACCGTTCCCGGTGGTGGTAGTGATCCATGGCGGGTGCTGGCTGGCCCAGTACAATTACCAGTACATGAACCACCTCAGCGAAGCGCTCGCCAACGCCGGCTATGCTACCTGGAATATTGAGTTCCGCCGCGTGGGCAACCCGGGTGGCGGATGGCCGGGCACGTTTCAAGACGTAGCCCAAGGCGTGGATTACGTGCGGGAATTGGCCAAAAAATACCCGGTGTCTGCCAAGGAAGTGGTGGTGATGGGCCACTCGGCGGGAGGGCATCTGGCGCTGTGGGTGGCGGGCCGTAAAGATCTGCCCCGCTCCAGCGAGGTCTATACCCGCAGTCCGTTAAAAGTAAGGGGCGTGGTTTCCTTGGCCGGAATTCCGGATCTGGCTACCTATAGTGCCGCCAAGGGAAGCTGCAACTCCGCGGTGGAGAAACTGATGGGCGGTTTGCCGACCACCGTTCCCCAGCGCTACCAGCAGGGCTCGCCATCGCCTAAACTGGCCCGCAAGGCTACGGTCAGAATGGTGCAAGGCGCATTGGACCCTATTGTGCCGGTCAGCCAGGCGAATAACTTTACAGAAAAATCTTCGGCCAGAGGCCACGGCATAAAAACAGTGTTGCTGCCCCAGTCGGGTCATTTTGATCTGGTGTCACCGGCCTCTCCGGTATGGCCCACGGTAGCGCAGGCGGTGAAAGAAGCGCTGGGAAAGAAATAG
- a CDS encoding DUF349 domain-containing protein: METKDLSEEAHKYGYIEGNQVWLKPFMHFPARQVGDVKEVPEESLQYFALRFENFKQKVNALLEKIETSENKGSFLMKVLHLKEQIEKYDAIGDFEALHHRLSAAEAEIKDAISKNRDKNLSTKVTLIQQAEALADSIDWQETTDKLKELRQNWIKTGPVDKTLTEELEERFKAAVEVFFTRKKDFFQDKKDMLSRTVDKYKALIAQSESVKNSEEWEETSKKLKDLQNQWKEIGGTLPRKMSNDLWNSFRAANNHFFERLKKHINSQKTESKDKYLEDNLAKKKSLVAQAEALLEEPVQQAVPKAKELQAAWKKVGPVKQEESDIVWESFLVACDKIFELSSLEHFMRKRPLPDGKNSDHDQVQARINALRDFIKYDKQELEVLETNLGRLSPNPGNETFRAMLEGKIKNFNRKIRTKTELIDLLRKKTEATSNKSA, encoded by the coding sequence ATGGAAACCAAAGATTTGTCTGAGGAGGCCCATAAGTACGGCTACATTGAGGGTAACCAGGTGTGGTTGAAACCATTTATGCACTTTCCTGCCCGCCAGGTAGGTGACGTAAAAGAGGTCCCCGAAGAATCATTGCAGTACTTTGCCCTTCGGTTTGAGAACTTCAAGCAGAAGGTGAATGCCCTGTTAGAGAAGATTGAAACGTCTGAGAACAAGGGTTCTTTTTTGATGAAGGTCCTTCACCTGAAAGAACAGATAGAAAAATATGACGCCATAGGCGATTTTGAGGCCCTGCACCACCGCCTCTCCGCCGCCGAGGCCGAGATCAAGGACGCCATTTCCAAGAACCGCGACAAGAACCTCTCCACCAAAGTAACCCTTATTCAGCAAGCCGAGGCCCTGGCAGACAGCATTGACTGGCAGGAAACCACCGACAAACTGAAGGAGCTTCGCCAGAACTGGATCAAGACCGGCCCGGTAGACAAAACCCTCACCGAAGAACTGGAAGAACGTTTCAAGGCCGCCGTTGAGGTGTTCTTCACGCGCAAGAAAGACTTCTTCCAGGATAAGAAGGACATGCTCTCCCGCACGGTAGACAAATACAAGGCCCTCATTGCCCAGTCTGAGTCCGTGAAAAACTCTGAGGAGTGGGAAGAGACCAGCAAGAAACTCAAAGACCTGCAGAACCAGTGGAAAGAGATTGGCGGCACCCTGCCCCGCAAGATGTCCAATGACCTCTGGAACAGCTTCAGGGCGGCCAACAACCATTTCTTTGAGCGCCTCAAAAAACACATCAACAGCCAGAAAACAGAGTCTAAAGACAAGTACTTAGAAGACAACCTGGCAAAGAAAAAATCGCTGGTGGCCCAGGCCGAGGCCCTCTTGGAGGAACCCGTGCAGCAGGCCGTGCCCAAAGCAAAAGAACTACAAGCCGCCTGGAAAAAAGTAGGTCCGGTAAAGCAGGAAGAATCTGACATTGTCTGGGAAAGCTTTCTGGTAGCCTGCGACAAGATATTTGAACTCAGCAGCCTGGAGCACTTCATGCGCAAGCGCCCCTTGCCAGACGGCAAGAACTCTGACCATGATCAGGTACAGGCCCGCATCAACGCCCTGCGTGATTTCATTAAGTATGACAAGCAAGAGCTGGAAGTGCTGGAAACCAACCTGGGCCGCCTGAGTCCTAACCCGGGCAATGAAACGTTCAGGGCCATGCTGGAAGGAAAAATCAAAAACTTTAACCGGAAAATCAGGACCAAGACCGAATTAATTGACCTGCTCCGTAAAAAGACTGAGGCAACAAGCAACAAATCAGCCTAA
- the ettA gene encoding energy-dependent translational throttle protein EttA translates to MSSETIIFSMAGVSKIYPPQKQVLKNIYLSFFYGAKIGVLGLNGSGKSSLLKVIAGVDKQYQGEVAFSPGYSVGYLEQEPQLDPTKTVMEIVQEGAAETVALLKEYEEINEAFADENADFDKLMARQGEVQEKLDHLGAWDLDSKLERAMDALRTPPSEAIIGNLSGGEKRRVALCRLLLQEPDVLLLDEPTNHLDAESVLWLEQHLQQYKGTVIAVTHDRYFLDKVAGWILELDRGEGIPWKGNYTSWLEQKAERLAKEEKTESKRQKTLQRELEWARMSPKARQAKSKARLGNYEKMASEDAKEKEQKLELFIPDGPRLGNVVIEAEGLTKAYGDKLLFENLTFSLPPAGIVGIIGPNGAGKSTLFRLITGRETPDAGTITVGPTVEIAYVDQQHESLDPNKSVFETISGGTEMMMLAGRQVNARAYVSKFNFSGGDQEKKVGVLSGGERNRVHLAMTLKQGANLLLLDEPTNDLDVNAIRALEDALENFSGCAVVISHDRWFLDRIATHILAFEGDSQVVWFEGNFSDYEEAKKKRLGDVEPKRIRYKKLMS, encoded by the coding sequence ATGAGCAGCGAAACCATTATCTTCTCCATGGCGGGGGTAAGTAAGATTTACCCTCCGCAAAAGCAGGTTCTCAAAAACATTTATCTTTCTTTTTTCTACGGTGCCAAAATTGGTGTGCTGGGCCTTAACGGCTCTGGTAAATCCTCTTTGTTGAAAGTGATTGCCGGCGTAGACAAACAATACCAGGGCGAGGTGGCGTTCTCGCCGGGTTACTCTGTGGGTTACCTGGAGCAGGAACCGCAGCTGGACCCTACCAAAACCGTGATGGAGATTGTGCAGGAGGGCGCCGCCGAAACCGTGGCCCTTCTGAAGGAATACGAGGAAATCAACGAAGCCTTCGCAGACGAGAACGCAGACTTTGACAAGCTGATGGCCCGCCAGGGCGAGGTGCAGGAGAAACTGGACCACCTGGGCGCCTGGGACCTGGACAGCAAGCTGGAGCGCGCCATGGATGCCCTGCGCACTCCGCCCTCTGAAGCTATAATTGGCAACTTGTCTGGGGGTGAGAAGCGCCGCGTGGCCCTTTGCCGCCTTTTGTTACAAGAGCCAGACGTGCTTTTGCTGGATGAGCCTACCAACCACTTAGACGCTGAGTCTGTGCTGTGGCTGGAGCAACACCTGCAGCAATACAAAGGCACCGTGATAGCCGTTACCCACGACAGGTACTTCCTGGACAAAGTGGCCGGCTGGATTCTGGAGCTGGACCGCGGCGAGGGTATTCCCTGGAAAGGAAATTACACCAGCTGGCTGGAGCAGAAGGCTGAGCGCTTAGCCAAAGAAGAGAAAACCGAGAGCAAGCGCCAGAAAACCCTGCAACGTGAATTGGAATGGGCCCGCATGAGCCCCAAGGCCCGTCAGGCTAAGTCCAAAGCCCGTTTAGGCAACTATGAGAAAATGGCCTCTGAGGACGCCAAAGAGAAAGAACAGAAACTGGAGCTCTTCATCCCAGACGGTCCGCGTTTGGGCAACGTGGTTATTGAAGCCGAAGGGCTCACCAAAGCCTACGGCGATAAACTCCTGTTTGAGAACCTCACCTTCAGCCTGCCGCCGGCGGGTATTGTGGGCATCATCGGCCCGAACGGCGCCGGTAAATCCACGTTGTTTAGGTTGATCACGGGCCGTGAAACGCCCGACGCCGGGACCATCACCGTAGGGCCAACCGTAGAGATTGCCTACGTAGACCAACAGCATGAAAGCCTGGACCCTAATAAATCTGTGTTTGAGACCATCTCGGGTGGTACCGAAATGATGATGCTGGCCGGCCGTCAGGTGAACGCCCGCGCCTACGTGAGCAAGTTCAACTTCTCCGGCGGTGACCAGGAAAAGAAAGTAGGGGTATTGTCTGGGGGAGAGCGCAACCGCGTGCACCTGGCCATGACCTTAAAGCAAGGCGCCAACTTACTGCTCCTGGATGAGCCTACCAACGACCTGGACGTGAACGCGATCCGGGCCTTGGAAGACGCCTTGGAGAACTTCTCGGGCTGCGCCGTGGTCATCTCCCACGACCGCTGGTTCCTGGACCGTATCGCCACCCACATCCTGGCCTTCGAGGGTGATAGCCAAGTAGTGTGGTTTGAAGGAAACTTCTCAGACTACGAGGAAGCCAAGAAGAAACGCCTGGGCGATGTGGAGCCGAAGCGTATTCGCTATAAAAAACTGATGAGCTAA
- a CDS encoding outer membrane beta-barrel protein codes for MKSFYFVLALLLFGVGSTSVFAQIRKGEVKGKLWDATHKEVLSYATIAVYTAQDTTLVTFRVSDEKGNFKVPGLALDQPLRIVVTMTGFKVFRKEFVLTTSDPVRDLGQIDMTQADNLLGEVVIESEAPPIVVRKDTLEFNANSFKTLPTALLEDLLKKLPGVSVDGSGNIAVNGKAVNKILVDGKEFFGNDPKVASRNLPADMIAKVQVVNDPDALRKDPDMSVNEIPQVINLKLKKGIKQGAFGKLYAGKGNNDRYEGGGILNIFRDTTQVSLLGYSNNLNRPGFGFEDISRIGGFNRSGMNMIMMRSDGGIAVNGISFGATEEGIQQSSGAGGNFNTLLKGGVKLNLQYFYGGIDADLNQIVNSAQSLDKDTINTRRVWDQGRESRNHKIGGRIDWKIDSVTNLSFSPSVTLANSFAGITSNIRTVQSANELLNRSSNDQRVNNGTNTFSGNLSFDRSSRRKKGRVFNFYGTYNFNNGDQEQYYQVFNEFYRPQFYTSELDQLRDNEVANKSVNTSFSYTEPFSKSLSAVFRYNAEYFQDNNQIATYNAATESGQYTQLVPGLSDEVEREGMRHYLTSSMKWKVKDLTLQPGVRLTLLDINNTFQKVQPIQQNYFYVFPSLNVNWKQFSMSYNVNVREPSVADLQPVTDQSNPLFIQQGNPSLSPTISNSVNLNFRHTDAKRSVTYWAYLSGSISQDAVTRARTLDRTTGVQTTRPVNTDGNWDLNGNASVNRDFKFDGKKQFSLGMSMFFSYVRTLILLNNLRGYGQTLNVNPRLEARVNLNDKFEFNESFSIGTRNSRYENGLFQNLSYFTRSSRTGLVLRVPKKLVWEATFDYSYNSNVAPGIRKDVGRLNAGVTFLFMKNDRAQLKLSVFDLLDQNISTYRTIRENLIEDYQTVVLRRYGLLTFTYNIRNFGGKVGGTNSIIRF; via the coding sequence ATGAAATCTTTCTACTTTGTCTTAGCCCTGCTGCTTTTTGGTGTGGGATCAACCTCTGTTTTCGCACAGATCCGAAAGGGTGAAGTAAAAGGCAAGCTATGGGACGCCACCCACAAAGAAGTGCTCTCTTATGCCACTATTGCCGTGTACACCGCCCAGGACACCACGCTGGTGACCTTTAGGGTAAGTGACGAAAAGGGGAATTTTAAGGTGCCGGGTCTGGCCCTGGACCAGCCGCTCAGAATTGTGGTGACCATGACCGGGTTCAAAGTTTTCCGGAAAGAATTTGTCTTGACGACCAGTGACCCGGTGCGGGACCTGGGGCAGATTGACATGACCCAGGCAGATAACCTGCTGGGCGAAGTGGTGATTGAGTCAGAGGCGCCCCCAATTGTGGTAAGAAAAGATACCCTGGAGTTCAATGCCAATTCCTTTAAAACCCTGCCTACCGCCTTGCTGGAAGACCTTCTTAAAAAGCTGCCCGGCGTGTCTGTAGACGGGTCTGGCAACATAGCAGTCAACGGAAAGGCGGTGAACAAGATTCTGGTAGACGGGAAGGAGTTCTTCGGGAATGACCCCAAAGTGGCCTCGCGCAACCTGCCCGCCGACATGATTGCCAAGGTGCAGGTAGTCAATGACCCAGATGCCCTGCGGAAAGACCCGGACATGTCTGTGAATGAGATTCCGCAGGTGATCAACCTCAAGCTGAAGAAAGGCATTAAGCAGGGCGCGTTTGGGAAACTGTACGCCGGTAAAGGCAACAATGACCGGTATGAAGGCGGCGGTATTCTCAACATCTTCCGGGACACCACCCAGGTGAGTCTACTGGGCTACTCCAATAACCTCAACCGCCCCGGCTTCGGGTTTGAAGACATCTCGCGTATTGGCGGCTTTAACCGCAGTGGCATGAACATGATCATGATGCGCAGTGACGGCGGCATTGCCGTGAACGGGATCTCCTTTGGCGCCACCGAGGAAGGGATCCAGCAATCCTCAGGGGCGGGGGGTAACTTCAATACCCTGCTCAAGGGCGGCGTGAAACTTAACCTGCAGTACTTCTACGGCGGCATAGACGCAGACCTGAACCAGATAGTGAACTCGGCGCAAAGCCTGGATAAGGATACCATCAACACCCGCCGGGTCTGGGACCAGGGCCGGGAAAGCCGCAACCACAAGATTGGAGGCCGGATAGACTGGAAGATAGACTCGGTGACCAACCTGAGCTTCTCGCCCAGCGTCACGTTGGCCAACAGCTTCGCCGGGATAACCTCCAACATCCGTACCGTGCAGAGCGCCAATGAGCTGTTGAACAGAAGCAGCAATGACCAGCGGGTAAACAACGGCACCAACACCTTCTCCGGTAATCTTTCCTTTGACCGGAGCTCCCGCAGGAAGAAAGGCCGCGTTTTCAATTTCTACGGTACCTATAACTTCAACAACGGAGACCAGGAGCAATACTACCAGGTCTTCAATGAGTTTTACCGGCCGCAGTTTTACACCAGTGAGCTGGACCAGTTGCGCGACAATGAGGTGGCCAACAAATCTGTGAACACGTCCTTCTCCTATACAGAGCCCTTCAGCAAAAGCCTGAGCGCGGTGTTCAGGTACAACGCAGAATACTTTCAGGACAACAACCAGATAGCCACCTACAATGCCGCCACAGAAAGCGGCCAGTATACCCAACTGGTGCCTGGGCTGTCAGATGAGGTGGAAAGAGAGGGAATGCGCCACTACCTTACCAGCAGCATGAAATGGAAAGTGAAGGACCTGACCCTGCAGCCCGGCGTGCGGCTTACCTTGCTGGACATTAACAACACCTTTCAGAAAGTGCAGCCCATCCAGCAGAATTACTTTTATGTGTTCCCGTCATTGAACGTCAACTGGAAACAGTTTTCCATGAGCTATAACGTGAACGTGCGGGAACCATCAGTGGCAGATTTGCAGCCGGTCACCGACCAGTCCAACCCCCTTTTCATTCAGCAGGGAAACCCCAGCCTGTCGCCTACCATCTCCAATAGCGTAAACCTTAATTTCAGGCACACAGACGCCAAGCGGTCTGTCACGTACTGGGCCTACCTTTCGGGTAGCATCAGCCAAGACGCCGTGACCCGCGCCAGAACCCTGGACAGAACTACGGGCGTGCAAACCACGCGCCCCGTCAACACAGACGGCAACTGGGACCTGAACGGCAACGCCAGCGTGAACAGAGACTTTAAGTTTGACGGCAAAAAGCAGTTTAGCCTGGGCATGTCTATGTTCTTTTCTTACGTGCGTACCTTAATCCTGCTCAATAACCTTAGGGGCTACGGCCAGACCTTGAACGTGAACCCACGGCTGGAGGCGCGGGTGAACCTCAATGACAAGTTTGAGTTCAATGAGAGCTTCTCCATAGGTACCCGCAACAGCAGGTATGAAAACGGCTTGTTCCAGAACCTGAGCTATTTTACCCGCAGTTCCAGAACCGGTCTGGTGCTGCGGGTGCCCAAGAAACTGGTGTGGGAGGCTACCTTTGATTACTCCTATAACTCCAACGTGGCGCCGGGCATCCGGAAAGACGTGGGCCGCTTAAATGCCGGGGTCACCTTCCTTTTCATGAAAAACGACCGGGCACAGCTGAAACTGTCCGTCTTTGACCTGCTGGACCAGAACATAAGCACGTACCGCACCATTAGGGAAAACCTCATTGAAGATTACCAGACGGTGGTGCTGCGCCGCTATGGGCTGCTCACCTTCACCTACAACATCCGCAACTTTGGGGGCAAAGTGGGCGGCACCAACTCAATTATCAGATTCTAA
- a CDS encoding proline iminopeptidase-family hydrolase yields the protein MNALMKIAGVVLLTVLASCTQQKKTEEAQAPAAAYFAPTEKGVQDGGVQMVPVQTAKGTFNVWTKRVGNNPKIKLLLLNGGPGATHEYFECLENFLPSEGIEFIYYDQLGCGNSDNPKDTTFWDLPRYVEEVEQVRQALNLGPDNFYLLGHSWGGILAMEYALKYQQNMKGLVISNMMASAIDYGKYAQDVLSKQMDPKVLAQVRAIEAKKDFQNPKYMELLMPHFYAKHVLRLPLEEWPEPVNRSFGKMNLSFYVTMQGPSEFGISGKLEKWDRKADLKNLSVPTLSIGAQHDTMDPAHMRWMATQVQNGSYLHCPNGSHMAFYDDQQTYMKGLISFLKGIDQGQKEVTL from the coding sequence ATGAACGCACTTATGAAAATTGCCGGTGTAGTACTCTTAACGGTTCTGGCTTCCTGCACCCAGCAGAAGAAAACAGAGGAAGCCCAGGCCCCGGCGGCGGCGTACTTTGCCCCCACCGAGAAAGGTGTGCAGGACGGTGGGGTGCAGATGGTGCCCGTGCAGACTGCCAAAGGCACGTTCAACGTCTGGACCAAGCGCGTGGGCAACAATCCTAAAATCAAATTGCTGCTATTGAACGGTGGGCCCGGCGCTACGCATGAGTATTTTGAGTGCCTGGAGAATTTCCTGCCCAGTGAAGGCATTGAGTTCATTTACTATGACCAACTAGGCTGCGGCAATTCAGACAACCCCAAAGACACCACCTTCTGGGACCTGCCCCGGTACGTAGAGGAAGTAGAGCAGGTGCGGCAGGCGCTGAACCTGGGACCGGATAATTTCTATCTGCTTGGCCATTCCTGGGGCGGTATCCTGGCCATGGAGTACGCCCTCAAATACCAGCAGAACATGAAAGGCCTGGTGATCTCCAACATGATGGCCAGCGCCATTGACTACGGAAAATATGCCCAGGACGTGCTCTCCAAGCAAATGGACCCCAAAGTGCTGGCGCAGGTAAGAGCCATTGAAGCCAAAAAGGATTTCCAGAACCCCAAATACATGGAGCTGCTCATGCCGCACTTTTACGCCAAGCACGTGCTGCGCCTTCCGCTGGAAGAATGGCCCGAGCCCGTGAACCGCTCCTTCGGGAAGATGAACCTGTCCTTCTACGTGACCATGCAGGGGCCCAGCGAGTTCGGGATCTCTGGCAAGCTGGAGAAATGGGACCGCAAGGCAGACCTGAAAAACCTTTCCGTACCCACCTTGTCTATTGGCGCGCAGCATGACACCATGGACCCTGCCCACATGCGCTGGATGGCCACCCAGGTGCAGAACGGCAGCTACCTCCATTGCCCCAACGGTAGCCACATGGCTTTCTATGATGACCAGCAGACCTACATGAAAGGCCTTATCTCCTTCCTGAAAGGCATTGACCAGGGCCAGAAAGAAGTGACGCTCTAG
- a CDS encoding sensor histidine kinase: MPSTAQTTPTENGLHLFQGGGEMGALMRGYNWEEHPLGTPDHWPQSLKTNIRLLLNSDFPMFIWWSKDLYAFHNDAYLPALGDKHPGALGTSARTLWAEIWKDIGNVAEEILQGGKSFYAEELKLFLERKGFSEETYWTFSYSPAFNDQGQVEGVFCACFEVTSTVLGQRRLKTLKDISDGISPLKTLEEACHTACQILAQNPSDIPFCQIYLLNLLETEARLCGAAGDETSETAQLVQLQEDGELAHWPLVQALRTRQAVIAEQLSSYSRLQPLAGAPDQVSRAVVLPLFRQGQDQQLGFLVSGISKELPYDQNYQNFHELVANQIATSIAGVRAREEAARQQADLVDLFEQAPVAVCIMRGPQFIVELANPGICRIWRKKHEDVIGKPILEALPEISDQGIVTLLENVYTTGVPYVNNELPVVLENEGKLETAYVSFVYHPLRNANGVITGVVAVAIEINEQVEARQEMEAMNRELLAVNADLDNFVYSASHDLKAPISNIEGLLSTLVEYLPEKTLQEDVVQRILALMQSSVDRFKRAVSDLTDVARIQREDEEEISSIHLPQVVEEVMLDFENIIRDTKAQVELDFTPNSVIRFSAKNARSIFYNLFSNALKYQAPDRVPQIKVKTEVTPQQVILTVSDNGLGMNEADKDKIFYMFKRLHDHVEGTGIGLYIVKRIVENAGGYIEVETAIGEGTTFKVYFKR, translated from the coding sequence ATGCCCTCTACCGCCCAGACCACTCCCACAGAAAATGGCCTTCATCTGTTCCAGGGAGGTGGCGAAATGGGTGCCCTCATGCGGGGCTATAACTGGGAGGAGCACCCCCTGGGTACCCCAGATCACTGGCCCCAAAGCCTGAAAACTAACATCCGGCTGCTCCTCAACTCAGATTTCCCCATGTTCATCTGGTGGTCAAAAGACCTGTACGCGTTCCACAATGACGCCTACCTGCCTGCCCTGGGTGACAAGCACCCGGGGGCGCTGGGCACCTCTGCCCGTACACTCTGGGCCGAAATCTGGAAAGACATTGGCAATGTGGCCGAAGAGATTTTACAGGGCGGCAAGTCTTTCTATGCCGAGGAGCTGAAACTGTTTCTGGAACGCAAAGGCTTCTCTGAGGAAACCTACTGGACCTTTTCCTATAGCCCGGCCTTCAATGACCAGGGCCAGGTGGAGGGTGTTTTCTGCGCCTGCTTTGAGGTCACCAGCACGGTGCTGGGCCAGCGCCGCCTCAAGACCCTGAAAGACATCTCAGATGGCATCTCGCCCTTGAAAACCCTGGAAGAGGCCTGCCATACCGCCTGCCAGATCCTGGCCCAGAACCCCAGTGATATTCCGTTCTGCCAGATTTACCTCCTGAACCTCCTTGAAACCGAGGCCAGGCTATGCGGCGCCGCCGGCGATGAAACCTCAGAGACCGCTCAGTTGGTGCAACTGCAGGAAGATGGCGAACTGGCGCACTGGCCCTTGGTACAGGCGCTGCGCACCAGGCAGGCCGTTATTGCCGAGCAACTGAGCAGTTATTCGCGGTTGCAACCATTGGCTGGGGCGCCAGATCAGGTGAGTAGGGCCGTGGTGCTGCCGCTCTTTAGGCAAGGACAAGACCAACAATTAGGGTTTCTGGTTTCGGGCATCAGTAAAGAGTTGCCCTATGACCAGAATTATCAGAATTTCCATGAGTTGGTAGCCAATCAGATTGCCACCTCCATTGCCGGGGTGCGTGCCCGCGAGGAAGCTGCCCGCCAGCAAGCCGATCTGGTGGATCTGTTTGAACAGGCGCCCGTGGCCGTTTGTATTATGCGGGGCCCCCAATTTATAGTGGAACTAGCCAACCCCGGTATCTGCCGGATCTGGCGCAAGAAGCATGAAGACGTGATAGGTAAACCCATTCTGGAGGCGCTGCCTGAAATCAGTGATCAGGGCATTGTCACCTTACTGGAAAACGTTTACACTACCGGGGTGCCCTATGTGAACAATGAGTTGCCAGTGGTGCTGGAGAATGAAGGAAAGCTGGAGACCGCCTATGTCAGTTTTGTCTACCACCCGTTGCGTAATGCCAATGGCGTGATTACCGGCGTGGTGGCGGTGGCCATTGAGATAAATGAACAGGTAGAGGCTCGCCAGGAAATGGAAGCCATGAACCGTGAGCTGCTGGCCGTCAACGCCGACCTTGACAACTTTGTGTACTCGGCCTCGCATGACCTCAAAGCCCCCATCTCTAACATTGAAGGCCTCCTAAGCACCCTGGTGGAATACCTACCGGAAAAAACCCTGCAGGAAGACGTGGTGCAACGTATTCTGGCACTCATGCAATCTTCGGTGGACCGGTTCAAGCGGGCCGTGTCTGACCTGACAGACGTAGCCAGAATTCAGCGCGAAGACGAGGAGGAGATCTCCTCCATTCACTTGCCCCAGGTAGTAGAGGAGGTAATGCTGGACTTTGAGAACATCATCAGAGACACAAAGGCCCAGGTAGAGCTGGATTTCACACCTAACTCCGTCATCCGGTTCTCGGCTAAAAACGCACGGAGCATTTTCTACAACCTCTTCAGCAACGCCCTTAAGTACCAGGCCCCGGACCGGGTGCCCCAGATCAAGGTTAAAACCGAGGTCACGCCCCAGCAGGTGATCCTAACCGTTTCAGACAACGGCTTGGGGATGAATGAGGCTGACAAAGACAAGATTTTCTACATGTTCAAGCGTCTGCATGACCACGTGGAGGGTACCGGCATTGGCCTTTACATTGTCAAACGGATTGTGGAGAATGCCGGCGGCTACATAGAGGTAGAAACCGCTATAGGGGAAGGCACCACGTTCAAGGTGTACTTTAAGCGCTAA
- a CDS encoding YceI family protein, with protein sequence MKLHSIILALALGTALASCNQAPTGDKATIGDKQQAADASGQTFVVDTTSSVVQFTGNGVGKNHPGTFKLLSGEVAVANNQITGGKFVIDIKSLELKQQEEMFQTKLKPHLLSGDFFDAEKFGTAQFEITKVEPFKADGKDTSLVAGANFSVSGNFTLKGVTKNITFPARIELNGNDMETEANFNIDRRQWQMNYGNDKTLGDKFISETVNIELDLEAKKK encoded by the coding sequence ATGAAATTACACAGCATTATCCTGGCATTGGCATTGGGCACGGCCCTCGCCTCCTGCAACCAGGCCCCCACCGGCGACAAAGCCACCATTGGTGACAAACAGCAGGCCGCCGATGCCTCTGGGCAGACCTTTGTGGTAGACACTACCTCATCGGTGGTGCAGTTCACGGGGAACGGGGTAGGCAAAAACCACCCGGGCACTTTCAAGCTCCTTTCAGGAGAGGTAGCCGTGGCTAACAACCAGATTACCGGCGGCAAGTTTGTCATTGACATTAAATCTCTGGAGCTCAAGCAGCAGGAAGAGATGTTCCAGACCAAACTTAAGCCCCACCTTCTGAGCGGCGATTTCTTTGACGCCGAGAAATTTGGCACCGCCCAGTTTGAGATCACCAAGGTGGAACCCTTCAAAGCAGATGGGAAAGATACCTCTCTGGTAGCCGGCGCCAACTTCAGCGTGAGCGGAAACTTCACCCTCAAGGGCGTGACCAAGAACATTACCTTTCCGGCCCGCATTGAACTGAACGGCAATGACATGGAGACCGAAGCCAACTTTAACATTGACCGCCGCCAGTGGCAGATGAACTACGGCAATGACAAAACCCTGGGAGACAAGTTCATCTCAGAGACCGTGAACATTGAGCTGGACCTGGAAGCGAAGAAGAAATAA